The sequence CATTTGCGTAGAGCACGAACGCCTTGCCGACTTCGCGGAGCGACGAGGCGCAAGCGACGGCTCCGGCGCTTTGGCGCGCCTTACTGAGGGTCGGGAGCAGAATCCCGACGAGCAGGGCGATGATGCCGATGACGACGAGGAGCTCGACCAACGTGAAACCGTGGCGTCGTCCTGTGCGAGCGGTGTAAGGCATAGCTGGATGGGTTGAGGAAGGCGATGGTCGGCCGTGTCGGCCGCGTCCCCGTTGACTGGTAAGCCCGTTGATTCGTCGTTGCCGGATCGAGGGTTGCATCGGTCCGGCGACGCGGTCTTATAGAAGCTTACGCCGGATCATCGCAAAACCGGAACGGCAATTCAAGCGCGGAAAGCACCGAATCGGCGGTCGGGCCGATTCGGTGGGAAAGGCGGTTAGCGGCGACGGCGAAGCAGGCCGAAGCTGGCCAAGCCGAGCAGCGACGCCGAGGCCGGCTCGGGGATCGGGCCGGCGTACTCCCACAGGACGCCGAAGCTACGCATCGACACGAAGCCGGGGGAGCCGTCGTGGTTCTGCGTGACGGTGTACGTGGCCGACGGATCCTCGATCGCGATGGTGCCGATCAGCTCCCAGAGGCCGATGCCTGCTCCGGTGTCAAGAGAGTTGATGTTCTGATTGACGACGTAGGTGGCGTCGCCTTGGTCGCCCGTGGCAACGAACGTCGTCGGCTGGCTGCTGGTGTTGGTCGTCTCCGGCCAGACGGTGTACACGTTGTAGAAGCCAGCGACTCCGCCCACGAGTCCCGTGGCAAACAGGCCGTCGTTCGGATCCGTTCCATCGGGATCCCAGAAGCTGTTGAGCGCGGTGCCGGGGGCGAAGACCGTGTTGTCGGCGTCCACAGCCGGGGTGTAGCTGTAGGTGTACTCGTCGACGGTGCCGTTGCCACCGAAGATGGAGCCGGCAGAGGAAGTGCCAGGGGCACTGACACCCGTCGAAGGGCCACTTGCAGCCGTGCCGCCAGCGCCGGTGTAGGCGTAGTTACCACTGGCCGTGCCGAGTGCTTCAACGATGAAGGCGGCCTGAGCGGTGCCGGCCAGTCCACAAGCCGCAGCGGCGGCAGCACAAATCGCGATGTTTCGCATATCTATCTCCCAGAATCAGAGTCCTGAACAAAACGGGCCGTTTGCGGACGCCAGACGCCCGTGCGACAACTGGCCGCGACGGCTACCAGTCGGGATTCTATAACAATTCCACAGCGATACAAGGCAATGTGACCCCGTCAGGCCGGCCCAGCGTCCGGTAATCGGCCTCATCCCGCCTTCACTCGTACAGCAGGAACGGCTCCCGCACCGTCCGGAACGCCTCGGCCTGCTCACGCTCGTCTGCAAGTCGGGCCTCCAGATCGCCGCCGGTCATGAGCACTTCACGCATGGCCGTGCTGCCGGTGACCTTGTCGAACATGCCGTGCCGACTCTCCGCCGCGGACAAGACGGCCGCCGCATCGGCGAAGGCGAGGACCCGGAAGTTGATCTCGTAGAGGTTGGCCTGGGTCGTCGGGTCGACCACGAGCTGCACGCCGCGACACGTCTCACCCTTGTGCGTCGCGTAGTACGGCCGGAAGT is a genomic window of Planctomycetota bacterium containing:
- a CDS encoding PEP-CTERM sorting domain-containing protein, with the protein product MRNIAICAAAAAACGLAGTAQAAFIVEALGTASGNYAYTGAGGTAASGPSTGVSAPGTSSAGSIFGGNGTVDEYTYSYTPAVDADNTVFAPGTALNSFWDPDGTDPNDGLFATGLVGGVAGFYNVYTVWPETTNTSSQPTTFVATGDQGDATYVVNQNINSLDTGAGIGLWELIGTIAIEDPSATYTVTQNHDGSPGFVSMRSFGVLWEYAGPIPEPASASLLGLASFGLLRRRR